A genomic segment from Limosilactobacillus sp. encodes:
- the ychF gene encoding redox-regulated ATPase YchF, with product MSLTAGIVGLPNVGKSTLFNAITKAGAEMANYPFATIDPNVGMVEVPDSRLDRIQELIPAKKIVPTTFEFTDIAGIVKGASKGEGLGNKFLENIRQTDAIVHVVRAFDDDDITTVSGKVDPIEDIDTINLELIMADLDAVNKRLSKVQRAAKGRDKDALAELAVLNKIKPVLEDGKSVRSIDFSDDEKKIVKGLFLLTSKPVLYVANISEDDMADPDNSKYMAAIKEHVKGDGEVIGIAAAAEEQIAEMDDADKADFLEMEGVKEPGLNRLIRAAYKLLGLETFFTAGGPETRAWTFKKGTKAPQAAGIIHSDFERGFIRAEVMSFDDLDKLGSAAAVKEAGKLRLEGKDYVMQDGDIVEFRFNV from the coding sequence ATGTCATTAACTGCAGGAATCGTCGGCTTGCCAAACGTCGGTAAGTCAACGCTGTTTAACGCAATTACCAAGGCGGGAGCCGAGATGGCCAACTACCCGTTCGCAACCATCGACCCGAACGTGGGGATGGTGGAAGTGCCTGATTCCCGGCTGGACCGGATTCAGGAGCTGATTCCCGCCAAGAAGATTGTGCCAACCACCTTTGAATTTACCGACATTGCCGGGATTGTTAAGGGTGCCAGCAAGGGTGAAGGGCTTGGTAACAAGTTCCTGGAAAATATTCGGCAGACTGACGCGATTGTCCACGTGGTCCGGGCCTTCGATGACGACGACATCACCACGGTTTCCGGCAAGGTGGACCCGATCGAAGACATTGACACGATCAACCTGGAACTGATCATGGCTGACCTGGACGCCGTAAACAAGCGCCTGAGCAAGGTTCAGCGGGCTGCCAAGGGCCGGGACAAGGACGCCCTGGCCGAATTAGCGGTCTTAAACAAGATCAAACCGGTCTTGGAAGACGGCAAGAGCGTCCGGTCAATTGACTTCTCCGACGACGAAAAGAAGATCGTCAAGGGGCTCTTCCTGCTGACCAGCAAGCCGGTCCTCTACGTTGCCAACATTTCCGAGGATGACATGGCCGATCCCGACAACAGCAAGTACATGGCAGCCATCAAGGAACACGTCAAGGGTGACGGCGAGGTCATCGGGATTGCTGCCGCTGCCGAAGAACAGATCGCCGAGATGGACGACGCCGACAAGGCCGACTTCCTGGAAATGGAAGGGGTCAAGGAACCCGGCTTGAACCGGCTGATTCGGGCCGCTTACAAGCTGCTCGGCCTGGAAACCTTCTTCACGGCTGGTGGACCGGAAACCCGGGCCTGGACCTTCAAGAAGGGCACCAAGGCTCCACAGGCCGCCGGGATCATTCACTCCGACTTTGAACGGGGCTTCATCCGGGCCGAAGTCATGAGCTTCGACGACCTGGACAAGCTGGGTTCCGCGGCCGCCGTGAAGGAAGCCGGGAAGCTGCGCCTGGAAGGTAAGGACTACGTAATGCAGGACGGCGATATCGTCGAATTCCGCTTCAACGTCTGA
- a CDS encoding DUF1129 domain-containing protein gives MSEEKARNAAAGQRQKQHVKAQRQAQDNAYSKYHLTRKNEEFMYQLNKQLDRIGVASADKPAMLEETAQQLVAGQKQGKTAKALFGTPTEQAKELKNPKKTPEHISKESIWLMAIDNMLIFLSIFTFMFGLMYWMTPAAMHSQRAGSSGITAILLVAGLGGLLFVYVARQLQPTKNKEGKWVQTKPMWFRVLTVAFGLVVWLAVYMLASLLPNVVNPRLNQWAYLIIAVVTFVGDIVYRRRYHITGGFYGNRRK, from the coding sequence GTGAGCGAAGAGAAAGCACGCAATGCTGCGGCCGGCCAACGGCAAAAGCAGCATGTTAAGGCTCAACGTCAGGCCCAGGACAATGCCTACAGCAAGTACCACCTGACGCGCAAGAACGAGGAATTTATGTACCAGCTGAATAAACAACTGGATCGGATCGGAGTGGCCAGCGCCGACAAGCCGGCCATGCTGGAGGAGACCGCTCAGCAGCTGGTTGCGGGGCAAAAGCAGGGGAAGACTGCCAAGGCCCTCTTCGGTACCCCGACAGAACAGGCTAAGGAACTGAAGAACCCTAAGAAGACTCCGGAGCACATCTCGAAGGAGTCAATCTGGCTGATGGCAATTGACAATATGCTGATTTTCCTGAGCATCTTCACCTTCATGTTCGGACTGATGTACTGGATGACTCCGGCGGCAATGCACAGTCAGCGGGCCGGGAGCAGTGGTATCACTGCCATCCTGCTGGTCGCCGGACTCGGTGGCCTCCTGTTCGTCTACGTGGCTCGGCAATTGCAGCCAACCAAGAACAAGGAGGGCAAGTGGGTTCAGACCAAGCCAATGTGGTTCCGGGTGCTGACCGTTGCCTTCGGGTTAGTGGTTTGGCTGGCGGTCTACATGCTGGCCTCCCTGCTGCCAAACGTGGTTAACCCACGGCTGAACCAGTGGGCTTACCTGATCATTGCTGTTGTGACCTTTGTCGGCGACATTGTCTACCGGCGCCGCTACCACATTACCGGTGGCTTCTATGGCAACCGGCGGAAGTAA
- the deoC gene encoding deoxyribose-phosphate aldolase, whose protein sequence is MKLTQAQLAKYMDHTMLKPEATAEMIDKTVAEARKYNTASVCINPYWVKRVHEGLAGTDINTCTVIGFPLGATSTASKVFETKQAIEDGADEIDMVINIGELKGGHDQAVEDDIRAVAEATHEKGKLLKVIIENCLLTDDEKKRACELTVKGGADFVKTSTGFSTSGAKVEDVKLMRETVGPDFKIKAAGGIHSLAEAYGMIEAGANRLGVSASVQILEEAAKQD, encoded by the coding sequence ATGAAGTTAACACAAGCACAATTAGCTAAGTACATGGACCACACGATGCTGAAGCCAGAGGCCACCGCCGAAATGATCGACAAGACCGTTGCCGAGGCACGCAAGTACAACACCGCCTCCGTCTGCATCAACCCGTACTGGGTTAAGCGGGTTCACGAAGGACTTGCCGGAACCGACATCAACACCTGCACCGTCATCGGTTTCCCTCTGGGGGCAACTTCCACGGCCAGCAAGGTCTTTGAGACCAAGCAGGCAATTGAAGACGGTGCCGACGAGATTGACATGGTTATCAATATCGGTGAACTGAAGGGCGGCCACGACCAAGCGGTTGAGGACGACATCCGGGCCGTTGCCGAAGCAACTCACGAAAAGGGCAAGCTCCTCAAGGTCATCATCGAGAACTGCCTGCTGACGGACGACGAGAAGAAGCGGGCCTGCGAATTAACCGTCAAGGGCGGGGCCGACTTCGTTAAGACTTCCACCGGCTTCTCCACTTCCGGTGCCAAGGTCGAAGACGTCAAATTAATGCGGGAAACCGTTGGCCCAGACTTCAAGATCAAGGCTGCCGGTGGTATCCACAGCCTGGCCGAAGCTTACGGCATGATCGAAGCCGGCGCCAACCGGCTCGGGGTCTCCGCTTCCGTTCAAATTCTTGAAGAGGCTGCCAAGCAGGACTAG
- a CDS encoding phosphopentomutase: protein MAYKRVFVIVMDSVGTGAAADAAKFDDVGSDTLGHVGEFYKGDLKLPNLGKMGISNLRDTPIEGVPLADPAIGDYGKMEEISAGKDSMDGHWEMMGLPVMKPLSTFPNGFPQEIVDKLEKFSGRKVIVNKPYSGTEVIHDYGERQMKTGELILYTSGDSVMQIAAHEDVIPVKELYKICEYARTLVNGPEYTVGRIIARPYVGPDKDHFTRTANRHDFSLKPIGTTDMDRLREAGYEVIGVGKINDIFSGQGIDRGYHNESNMDGMDHVDEVMKQDFTGFCFTNLVDFDAMYGHRRNPKGFGQALMDFDRRLGTVLDEMKPDDLLMITADHGNDPGFRGTDHTRENVPLLVYSPSMKKSNQSLGLRKTFSDLGATILENFNVDSVRGTSFYKEISND from the coding sequence ATGGCTTATAAACGTGTATTTGTAATTGTAATGGATTCCGTTGGGACGGGTGCCGCTGCCGACGCCGCCAAGTTCGATGATGTTGGTTCCGACACCCTGGGCCACGTTGGTGAATTCTACAAGGGCGACCTGAAATTGCCAAACCTGGGCAAGATGGGGATCAGCAACCTGCGTGATACCCCAATCGAAGGGGTTCCGCTGGCTGACCCGGCTATCGGTGACTACGGCAAAATGGAAGAAATCTCCGCTGGTAAGGACAGCATGGACGGTCACTGGGAAATGATGGGCCTGCCGGTAATGAAACCACTGTCGACCTTCCCAAACGGCTTCCCGCAGGAAATCGTTGACAAGCTGGAGAAGTTCTCCGGCCGCAAGGTGATCGTTAACAAGCCATACTCCGGAACCGAGGTCATTCACGACTACGGTGAGCGCCAGATGAAGACCGGCGAGCTGATTCTCTACACGTCCGGTGACTCCGTAATGCAGATTGCGGCTCACGAAGACGTAATTCCGGTCAAGGAACTCTACAAGATCTGTGAATACGCCCGGACTCTGGTCAACGGTCCTGAATACACGGTTGGTCGGATCATCGCCCGGCCATACGTTGGTCCTGACAAGGATCACTTCACCCGGACCGCCAACCGGCACGACTTCAGCCTGAAGCCAATCGGCACGACCGACATGGACCGGCTGCGTGAGGCCGGCTACGAAGTGATCGGTGTCGGCAAGATCAACGACATCTTCTCCGGCCAGGGGATTGATCGTGGCTACCACAACGAAAGCAACATGGACGGGATGGACCACGTGGACGAAGTAATGAAGCAGGACTTCACGGGCTTCTGCTTCACCAACCTGGTTGACTTTGACGCCATGTACGGTCACCGCCGGAATCCTAAGGGCTTCGGTCAGGCCCTGATGGACTTTGACCGGCGCCTGGGCACCGTCTTAGACGAGATGAAGCCGGACGACCTGCTGATGATCACCGCCGACCACGGAAACGACCCTGGCTTCCGCGGCACCGACCACACCCGGGAAAATGTTCCACTGCTGGTTTACTCACCATCAATGAAGAAGTCCAACCAGTCATTGGGACTGCGGAAGACCTTCTCCGACCTCGGGGCCACGATTCTGGAAAACTTCAACGTGGACTCCGTTCGGGGAACCAGCTTCTACAAGGAAATCAGCAACGACTAA
- a CDS encoding pyrimidine-nucleoside phosphorylase — MRMVDIIDAKRNGKTLTDEQLQFFIDGVVNGTIPDYQTSALLMAIFFQGMTSEEQTSLTMKMMHSGERLDLSKIPGIKVDKHSTGGVGDKVSLPLAAMVAATGIPVPMISGRGLGHTGGTLDKLEAIPGFKVELSEEDFIAQVAKEGLAIVGATGEVAPADKKIYGLRDVTDTVDSIPLIASSIMSKKIASGTDALVIDVKTGAGAFMKTLDQSRALAHALVDIGKQAGLQCMAVISDMNQPLGNKIGNSLEIEESIDVLKGKGPADLTELVLTLGSYMVVMGGKAASPEEARQLLEQTITDGSAYDRFKAMVIAQGGDPRVMDDYTVMPQAKYKLPYRAKQDGVLTKLTADEIGTASMLLGGGRQKADDQLDYSVGIELHHKLGDRVAAGDELLTIYSNREDVSDVEKLLDESIEIGAQGEKPTLIHEIIE, encoded by the coding sequence ATGCGAATGGTCGACATCATCGACGCCAAGCGGAACGGTAAGACGCTGACGGACGAGCAACTCCAATTCTTTATCGACGGGGTAGTGAACGGGACGATTCCCGACTACCAGACCAGTGCCCTCTTGATGGCCATCTTCTTCCAGGGGATGACTAGCGAAGAGCAGACCAGCCTGACGATGAAGATGATGCATTCCGGCGAACGGCTGGACCTGAGCAAAATTCCTGGAATTAAGGTTGACAAGCACTCGACCGGGGGTGTCGGGGACAAGGTCAGCCTGCCACTGGCGGCCATGGTCGCAGCTACCGGCATTCCGGTTCCGATGATCTCGGGCCGGGGCCTCGGCCACACCGGCGGCACCCTGGACAAGCTGGAAGCCATTCCGGGCTTCAAAGTCGAACTGTCCGAGGAAGACTTCATCGCCCAGGTAGCCAAGGAAGGTCTGGCAATCGTTGGGGCCACTGGGGAGGTGGCCCCGGCCGACAAGAAGATTTATGGCCTGCGTGACGTCACCGACACTGTGGACTCGATTCCACTGATCGCCAGCTCGATCATGAGCAAGAAGATTGCCTCGGGGACCGACGCCCTGGTGATCGACGTCAAGACCGGAGCTGGGGCCTTCATGAAGACCCTCGACCAGTCCCGGGCGCTGGCCCATGCCCTGGTCGACATCGGCAAGCAGGCCGGCCTGCAGTGCATGGCGGTGATTTCCGACATGAACCAGCCGCTAGGCAACAAAATTGGTAACTCCCTGGAAATCGAAGAATCGATCGATGTCCTCAAGGGGAAGGGCCCAGCCGATCTGACCGAACTGGTCCTGACGCTGGGCAGCTACATGGTGGTCATGGGTGGCAAGGCCGCTTCACCTGAGGAGGCCCGTCAGCTGCTGGAACAGACAATCACCGACGGCAGCGCCTACGACCGCTTCAAAGCGATGGTAATTGCTCAGGGCGGCGACCCGCGGGTCATGGACGACTACACGGTCATGCCCCAGGCCAAGTACAAGCTGCCGTACCGGGCCAAGCAGGATGGTGTCCTGACCAAGCTGACCGCTGACGAGATTGGGACCGCCAGCATGCTGCTCGGTGGTGGCCGGCAAAAGGCCGACGACCAGCTGGACTACAGCGTGGGGATCGAGCTCCACCACAAGCTGGGCGACCGGGTCGCGGCCGGTGATGAACTGCTGACCATTTACAGCAACCGCGAAGATGTTTCAGATGTAGAAAAGCTCTTAGACGAAAGCATTGAAATCGGTGCGCAGGGTGAAAAGCCAACGCTGATTCATGAAATTATTGAATAA
- the deoD gene encoding purine-nucleoside phosphorylase: MSTHIGAKMGDYADVVLLPGDPLRAKYIAENFLENVKQVNSVRNAFGYTGEYKGHRVSVQGSGMGIPSMSIYINELVKFFGVKTIIRVGSCGGIAPDVHLRDVILAQGSSTDSAVTMNTFGAGFHYAPLADFKLLDTAYHVAEKLGIDTKVGDIFAADRFYNDELDMKKLRDYGILGTEMESAGLYLLGAKLHFRALSVLTVSDLIFGEEKTTAEERERTFNDMINISLETAIAGK; encoded by the coding sequence ATGAGTACACACATTGGCGCCAAGATGGGCGATTACGCAGACGTTGTTTTACTGCCAGGGGACCCGCTGCGGGCAAAGTACATTGCCGAAAACTTCCTGGAGAACGTTAAGCAGGTTAACTCCGTGCGGAACGCCTTTGGTTACACCGGTGAATACAAGGGACACCGGGTATCCGTTCAGGGCTCCGGAATGGGGATCCCATCAATGTCCATCTACATCAACGAACTGGTGAAATTCTTTGGTGTTAAGACGATCATCCGGGTGGGATCCTGTGGGGGAATCGCTCCAGATGTTCACCTGCGTGACGTCATCCTGGCCCAAGGTTCCTCAACGGACTCAGCCGTGACGATGAATACCTTCGGCGCCGGCTTCCATTACGCACCGCTGGCCGACTTCAAGCTGCTGGACACGGCCTACCACGTTGCAGAAAAGCTCGGCATCGATACCAAGGTAGGGGACATCTTCGCCGCCGATCGTTTCTACAACGACGAGTTGGACATGAAGAAGCTGCGTGACTATGGCATCCTCGGCACCGAGATGGAATCTGCCGGTCTGTACCTGCTGGGGGCTAAGCTTCACTTCCGCGCCCTGTCCGTGCTGACCGTCAGTGACCTGATCTTCGGTGAAGAAAAGACCACCGCTGAGGAGCGGGAACGGACCTTCAACGACATGATCAACATCTCACTGGAGACCGCCATTGCCGGGAAGTAA
- a CDS encoding sugar-binding transcriptional regulator — MDGEDKKIALALKVATLYYRDGFNQQDIAAELNISRATVSRLLQYGRDQGLVTFKIHNPLAPLHQLETGLLEKYPSLKKAIIVPGKDNPLEEVGIAGAHYLEQIVKDNDILGLGWGKTVYQVALHIDAKDVSGVKVVQMKGSMANTETRNYAFETVNAFASAFHTLPQYLPVPVIFDHAKTKELVANDTHIKYILKLGQEADIAMFTVGTVRDSALLFRMGYFTAAEQKALQQEAVGDIFSRFIDARGHIVNHDINERTIGIRLDELKKKKHSILVAANVAKVPAIHGSLVAGYANTLVIDQESANNLLEYSN, encoded by the coding sequence ATGGATGGTGAGGATAAAAAAATTGCCCTGGCGTTGAAGGTTGCCACGCTTTACTACCGGGACGGCTTTAACCAGCAGGATATCGCGGCGGAACTCAATATTTCCCGGGCGACGGTCTCGCGCCTGCTCCAGTACGGTCGGGATCAGGGCCTGGTGACCTTCAAGATTCATAACCCCCTGGCCCCCCTTCACCAGCTGGAGACGGGCCTACTCGAAAAGTACCCGAGCCTTAAAAAGGCCATCATTGTGCCGGGCAAGGACAACCCACTGGAGGAGGTTGGGATTGCCGGGGCCCACTACCTCGAACAGATCGTCAAGGACAATGATATTCTCGGCCTCGGCTGGGGGAAGACGGTCTATCAGGTGGCGCTTCACATCGATGCCAAGGACGTCTCCGGAGTCAAGGTGGTCCAGATGAAGGGCAGCATGGCCAACACTGAGACCCGCAACTACGCCTTCGAAACGGTCAATGCCTTCGCTAGCGCCTTTCACACCCTTCCGCAATACCTGCCCGTCCCGGTCATCTTCGACCACGCTAAGACCAAGGAGCTGGTGGCCAACGATACCCACATCAAGTACATCCTGAAGCTGGGGCAGGAGGCCGACATTGCCATGTTCACGGTGGGAACCGTTCGGGATTCGGCCCTGCTCTTTCGGATGGGCTACTTCACCGCCGCCGAGCAAAAGGCCCTGCAGCAGGAGGCCGTCGGGGATATCTTCTCCCGCTTCATCGATGCCAGGGGCCACATCGTCAATCACGACATCAATGAGCGGACGATCGGGATTCGCCTGGACGAACTGAAAAAGAAGAAACACAGCATCCTGGTGGCGGCCAACGTAGCCAAGGTGCCGGCCATCCACGGTTCACTGGTGGCCGGATACGCCAATACCTTGGTGATTGACCAGGAAAGTGCGAACAATTTATTAGAGTATTCTAATTAA
- the guaB gene encoding IMP dehydrogenase encodes MSNWDTKFAKKGLTFDDVLLIPAESHVLPNQVDLSTTLADNLHLKIPIISAGMDTVTEGSMAIAMALQGGLGVVHKNMSIQAQAGEVANVKSVTVPATATKAAVDDQNRLLCAAAVGVTSDTFERAQALLDAGADAIVIDTAHGHSAGVLRKIKEFRDHFPDQTLIAGNVATGAATKALFDAGVDVVKVGIGPGSICTTRVVAGVGVPQITAIYDAAEVAREYHKPIIADGGIKYSGDVVKALAAGGNAVMLGGMLSGTTEAPGEVFEDNGKKFKAYRGMGSVGAMAQAHGSSDRYFQGGVNEANKLVPEGIEARVAYKGDVADVLFQIDGGLRSGMGYCGAPDIPSLIENAQFVQITNAGLRESHPHDVQITKAAPNYK; translated from the coding sequence ATGTCAAATTGGGACACAAAGTTTGCCAAGAAAGGCTTAACTTTTGATGATGTATTGCTGATTCCGGCGGAGAGCCACGTATTACCAAACCAAGTCGACCTGAGTACCACCCTGGCCGACAACCTGCACCTGAAGATTCCGATTATTTCTGCGGGGATGGATACCGTTACTGAAGGATCAATGGCGATTGCCATGGCCCTCCAGGGTGGACTCGGGGTTGTCCACAAGAACATGTCCATTCAGGCCCAGGCTGGTGAAGTGGCCAACGTCAAGAGCGTCACGGTTCCAGCCACTGCTACTAAGGCAGCGGTTGACGACCAGAACCGCCTGCTCTGTGCCGCTGCCGTTGGTGTAACCAGCGATACCTTTGAACGGGCTCAAGCATTACTGGATGCCGGTGCCGACGCCATCGTTATCGACACGGCCCACGGTCACTCAGCCGGTGTGCTGCGCAAGATCAAGGAATTCCGTGACCACTTCCCAGACCAGACGCTGATCGCCGGGAACGTTGCCACTGGTGCTGCCACCAAGGCCCTCTTTGATGCCGGGGTTGACGTTGTGAAGGTCGGCATCGGCCCTGGTTCGATCTGTACTACCCGGGTGGTTGCCGGGGTTGGTGTTCCACAGATCACCGCAATTTACGACGCCGCCGAAGTTGCCCGTGAATACCACAAGCCGATCATTGCCGACGGTGGGATCAAGTACTCCGGGGACGTTGTGAAGGCCCTGGCTGCCGGTGGTAACGCCGTCATGCTTGGTGGAATGCTTTCCGGGACGACCGAAGCACCTGGCGAAGTCTTTGAAGACAACGGCAAGAAGTTCAAGGCCTACCGGGGGATGGGTTCCGTTGGTGCCATGGCTCAGGCCCACGGTTCCTCCGACCGTTATTTCCAGGGTGGTGTCAACGAAGCCAACAAGCTGGTTCCAGAAGGGATTGAAGCCCGGGTTGCCTACAAGGGTGACGTTGCCGACGTCCTCTTCCAAATCGACGGTGGCCTGCGTTCCGGAATGGGCTACTGTGGTGCCCCAGACATTCCAAGCCTGATCGAAAATGCTCAATTCGTTCAAATTACGAACGCCGGTCTGCGTGAATCACACCCTCACGATGTGCAGATCACGAAGGCCGCTCCAAACTACAAATAA